One Vibrio neonatus genomic window carries:
- the mltF gene encoding membrane-bound lytic murein transglycosylase MltF, which produces MRTSVLTQWLTKFCTLAIAVVTLLSVAGCQYDTDTQTELQKIQERGVLRVGTLNNQLSYYIGPDGPTGMEYDLASAFANQLGVRLEIKPAYRLSELFPALQNGEIDIVAAGLTQAPNRVKTFRAGPAYYYVSQQVVYKKGTWRPRNLKQLIDSGESITVVKGSHFQQTLLDLAKTHPDLKYTITDSYDTNDLLKQVSTGERLFTVVDSIELSLAQRIYPNIALAFELTEDQPTSWYLPRGVDESLYALVIEFFGNIHQDGQLRLIEEKYFGHIDDFDYVDTRAFVRALDSKLPKWESLFQKYAGEFDWRLVAALAYQESHWNPKAKSPTGVRGMMMLTLPTAKSVGVKDRLDPEQSIRGGVEYLRKIVNRIPDSINQHEKIWFALASYNVGYGHVMDARRIAKAQGANPDLWSDVKTRLPKLRKKGYYEYTRYGYARGDEALNYVESIRRYYQSIIGHIDQRDHKQVETGTDDLTVIEAPNMTHSAAKTVIDSDTK; this is translated from the coding sequence ATGCGCACGTCTGTGTTAACTCAATGGTTAACGAAATTTTGTACATTGGCTATCGCCGTAGTGACCTTGCTTTCTGTTGCGGGCTGTCAATACGATACCGATACGCAAACTGAGCTACAAAAAATCCAAGAACGTGGCGTATTACGTGTCGGCACGCTAAACAATCAGCTTTCCTATTACATTGGCCCCGACGGTCCAACAGGTATGGAGTACGACCTTGCCTCTGCTTTTGCCAATCAATTGGGTGTGCGTCTGGAAATCAAACCCGCTTATCGCCTATCTGAGCTATTCCCTGCTCTGCAAAATGGCGAAATAGATATTGTGGCAGCCGGACTCACTCAAGCGCCCAATAGAGTGAAAACATTTCGTGCCGGGCCTGCTTACTACTACGTCAGTCAGCAAGTGGTGTATAAAAAAGGCACTTGGCGTCCGCGCAATCTAAAACAGCTTATCGACAGTGGCGAATCCATTACTGTGGTTAAAGGCTCACACTTTCAGCAAACCTTGTTGGATTTAGCCAAAACGCACCCCGACCTGAAATACACTATCACCGATAGTTACGATACTAACGATCTGCTAAAACAAGTTTCCACAGGTGAACGTTTATTTACTGTGGTCGACTCTATCGAACTGTCACTTGCGCAGCGCATCTACCCAAACATCGCCTTAGCTTTTGAGCTTACCGAAGATCAGCCGACATCATGGTACTTACCGCGCGGGGTTGATGAGAGTCTATATGCCTTAGTTATCGAGTTTTTTGGCAACATTCACCAAGACGGTCAGTTGCGTCTTATTGAAGAAAAGTACTTTGGCCACATCGACGACTTTGATTATGTGGATACTCGCGCCTTTGTCCGCGCACTGGACAGCAAGCTGCCAAAATGGGAATCACTATTTCAAAAATACGCTGGTGAGTTTGATTGGCGTTTAGTGGCCGCGCTCGCCTATCAAGAATCTCACTGGAACCCTAAAGCTAAGTCTCCAACGGGAGTACGAGGTATGATGATGCTGACTCTACCTACTGCAAAAAGCGTGGGGGTAAAAGACCGTCTAGATCCAGAGCAATCGATTCGTGGCGGCGTTGAATATCTGAGAAAAATCGTCAATCGCATTCCCGACAGCATCAACCAACATGAAAAAATCTGGTTTGCACTGGCTTCTTATAATGTCGGATACGGTCACGTAATGGATGCCCGACGCATTGCTAAAGCTCAAGGAGCCAATCCCGATCTGTGGAGTGATGTTAAAACTCGCCTGCCTAAACTGCGCAAAAAAGGCTACTACGAATACACCCGTTACGGCTATGCCCGTGGCGATGAAGCCCTTAATTACGTAGAAAGTATTCGCCGATACTACCAAAGCATCATTGGCCATATTGACCAGCGTGATCATAAGCAAGTGGAAACAGGCACAGATGACCTAACGGTAATTGAGGCGCCAAACATGACACATTCGGCAGCAAAAACTGTAATAGACAGCGATACAAAATAG